The bacterium genome includes the window ACGTGAACGGTTCCCCGGTCAGCCTCGTGGCCACGACCGACGCCGAAGGGAATTACGAGCTGACGGTCCCGACGCGGCGCAACCCGGATGGGACGCCGGCGGGAGACGACTTCACGCTCCGCACGGACGCCGCGGCGTTTCAGACCTTCCCATCGGGAGTCCGCCAGGCGATCCCGATCGACACGGCGAGTCCCGTCACGGAGGGCAACCTTTTGGTCATCGACAACTCGCTCACCGACGTCTGCCTGATCGCGCTGGAGCCGGGCTTCGGAACGGCCTCGATCTTTGGGACGGTGGAGCTGCCCGAAAACAATCTGGGGGCCCTCGTCGTGGCGGAATCGTCTCCGACGGCGGGCTTTTCGGCGATCGCGGACCGCGAAGGCGGTTACCGGATCTTCAACCTCCCGGCCGGAACCTATACGGTGAAGGCCTACGTCCAGGGCGTGAATCACGAACCCGCGACGGCGACCTTGACCGACGGCGAGGAGGAGGAAGTGAACCTGGCGATGAATGACGAGGCGACGGCCACCCTGAACGGCAGCGTCCAGATCGTGAATCCGGGCGCCGGGGATGCCACCTCGGTGATCCTGGTCGTTGAATCCACGTTCAACGAGGCCGTGATCCGCGGCGAGACCCCTCCGGGCCTCCGCGCCCCGGCCCCGGGCATCGCCCCGAACCTTTCGTCGGGCGACACCTTCACCATCACGGGGATTCCGTCGGGCAGCTATGCCATCCTGGCGGCGTTCGAGAACGACTTCCTGGTCCGGGATCCGGACGTCTGCATCTCCGGGACCGACGTCCTGCACGAGGACTTCAGTGCGGGTGAGATCGTCGACAGCGAGGGCTTCAAGATCACCGGTGCCCTGGACGTCATCTCGCCGGGCGCGACGACCCCGGAGACGGTTACGACCTTGACGCCGACCTTTAGCTGGAAGGACGACTCGTCGGAGCAGCAGTACCTCATCGAGGTCATCGACAGCTTCGGCAACCTGATGGGACAGGCGGAAATCGACAGTTCAAGCGGCAGCAACCCGTCGATCGTGTATGGAAGCGCCGAGTGGCTCAACGACTCGGAAGGCGCCGATCCGAACAACGTCACCGACTTCGCCAACCCGCTCGAATCCGGCCAGTACTATCAGTTCCGCGTCGTCTCGCTTAAAGA containing:
- a CDS encoding carboxypeptidase-like regulatory domain-containing protein, translating into MNLHRLAGRVSGLAFAALVAASLWGASCGGGGGGDCNVAEQTGCDTGLVCRNDPAGGTGCFCNPATNTGCDGDAICEEITDGTTGCFDTKVVARGTVFDCADETAVIDGARVVAMDVNGSPVSLVATTDAEGNYELTVPTRRNPDGTPAGDDFTLRTDAAAFQTFPSGVRQAIPIDTASPVTEGNLLVIDNSLTDVCLIALEPGFGTASIFGTVELPENNLGALVVAESSPTAGFSAIADREGGYRIFNLPAGTYTVKAYVQGVNHEPATATLTDGEEEEVNLAMNDEATATLNGSVQIVNPGAGDATSVILVVESTFNEAVIRGETPPGLRAPAPGIAPNLSSGDTFTITGIPSGSYAILAAFENDFLVRDPDVCISGTDVLHEDFSAGEIVDSEGFKITGALDVISPGATTPETVTTLTPTFSWKDDSSEQQYLIEVIDSFGNLMGQAEIDSSSGSNPSIVYGSAEWLNDSEGADPNNVTDFANPLESGQYYQFRVVSLKDGCELSRTEDLKGVFFVQ